In Carassius gibelio isolate Cgi1373 ecotype wild population from Czech Republic chromosome B2, carGib1.2-hapl.c, whole genome shotgun sequence, a single genomic region encodes these proteins:
- the gata6 gene encoding transcription factor GATA-6, translating to MDLGDNSWSMVKREVSSSSPGSPAEQSYLNTDRRDRLRSPAPTHLDAVGARRSEGRPLHSYVHFGHPNNALPNSDDVTLFTDLDQGNKLIIPGGHTRETHKGGLIVDPADMYQTLAIAAAQSQAGYNDTPSAGYMHSNPNSPVYVPTSRVGTMIPSLSYLQPSVSSQPSHAVSSHSVWSQSAPESPSYSTGSPHTSNRFHYSPSPPMNNGTSRDTSYTNPLNVNSRDQYLSRPISGSYTSPYPQYVGPQLSQLPAAWPAGPFENSMLHSLQSRSAPLSIRGPNGDLLEDMMESRECVNCGSISTPLWRRDGTGHFLCNACGLYSKMNGLSRPLIKPQKRMSSSRRIGLSCANCQTSTTTLWRRNADGEPVCNACGLYTKLHGVPRPLAMKKEGIQTRKRKPKTLNKTKGSSGSSSVPMTPTSSSSSNSEECTKNSPSSTQVPVTSVNSSTLVGQVDVPGTTGSMVKYPGQESLYTNVGLTSTADVATSVRGDTWCPMALA from the exons ATGGACCTGGGGGATAACAGCTGGTCCATGGTCAAGCGCGAAGTGTCCAGCAGCAGCCCAGGGTCTCCGGCTGAGCAGAGCTACCTGAACACTGACCGCAGGGACCGGCTGAGATCACCGGCGCCGACGCACCTGGACGCGGTGGGAGCGCGTCGCTCCGAGGGCAGGCCCCTACACTCCTACGTTCACTTTGGCCATCCCAACAACGCCCTGCCCAATTCTGACGACGTTACACTCTTCACGGATTTAGACCAGGGCAACAAACTCATCATCCCAGGTGGGCACACCAGGGAGACGCATAAGGGAGGCTTAATTGTGGACCCTGCCGACATGTATCAGACCCTGGCCATCGCCGCGGCCCAGAGTCAGGCCGGTTATAACGACACGCCATCGGCCGGTTACATGCACTCCAACCCGAATTCTCCCGTTTATGTGCCGACGTCTCGCGTTGGAACGATGATACCGAGTTTATCGTACCTACAACCCAGCGTGTCATCGCAGCCGAGCCATGCGGTCAGCAGTCACTCGGTCTGGTCACAGTCCGCCCCAGAGAGCCCGTCCTACAGCACTGGAAGCCCACATACCTCCAACCGTTTCCACTACTCCCCCAGTCCGCCCATGAATAACGGCACATCGAGGGACACCAGCTACACCAATCCTCTGAATGTAAACAGTCGAGACCAGTACCTTTCACGGCCAATTAGTGGATCTTACACAAGCCCTTATCCTCAGTATGTAGGACCGCAGCTCTCCCAGTTACCGGCGGCGTGGCCCGCGGGGCCCTTCGAGAACTCCATGCTGCATTCCCTGCAGTCCAGGAGCGCACCGCTGTCTATCAGGGGGCCAAACGGAG ATCTGCTCGAGGACATGATGGAAAGCCGCGAGTGCGTCAACTGCGGCTCCATTTCCACCCCGCTGTGGAGACGCGACGGCACGGGTCACTTTCTCTGTAACGCCTGCGGTCTGTACAGCAAAATGAATGGACTCAGCCGACCATTAATTAAACCTCAGAAGCGTATG TCGTCTTCAAGGCGGATTGGCCTGTCCTGCGCGAACTGCCAGACCAGCACTACAACACTGTGGCGCAGAAACGCAGACGGAGAACCCGTGTGCAACGCATGTGGACTTTACACCAAGTTACACGGG GTGCCCAGACCCCTTGCCATGAAGAAAGAAGGTATTCAGACAAGGAAAAGAAAACCTAAAACCTTGAACAAAACAAAGGGATCATCTG GAAGTAGTTCTGTCCCCATGACTCCAACTTCTTCATCGTCTTCTAATTCAGAAGAGTGCACAAAGAACAGTCCTTCATCAACGCAGGTGCCTGTGACATCA gtcaaCTCTTCAACGCTGGTGGGCCAAGTCGATGTTCCAGGCACGACGGGATCCATGGTGAAATACCCCGGCCAGGAGAGTCTGTACACTAATGTAGGCCTGACGTCCACAGCTGACGTGGCAACCTCCGTGAGAGGGGACACTTGGTGCCCCATGGCCTTGGCCTAA